One Vigna unguiculata cultivar IT97K-499-35 chromosome 7, ASM411807v1, whole genome shotgun sequence genomic region harbors:
- the LOC114191904 gene encoding U11/U12 small nuclear ribonucleoprotein 48 kDa protein: MNPSSNSAGLSSTLSSLKNLIALSNDVLSVTPSPPTLNTNLIQCPFSPHHLIPPHALFLHHLRCPSSPRPLPDLTHSLTYPQTLHNSPSDQLSFYLHSLSNFFYRDCPAVVSFSPADALTRTATLTLPAFLSLECADTDTHSNLIPLSHHAPILPSHYFSIARELQAWNDFPTTFSNSVLRAISGLGIANEHHLMDWIIANSPRYGVVVDTAMQQHMFLLCCLCLKSIIREASVSTESQNAHVICPVSNQALTWLAYQVSILYGAANGKGFVLNFLKHCITVGASVLLLFPLEDQGASKHESKNLDKESVDMKDVKPAAPVAEKKNSILNRKIFVSQVAAAVAALHERSLFEQKIKGFWFSQQPSNYQLVAEHSYLSEKANEERAKRPDYTPIIDHDGIHRPQSSNQESSREKTREELIAEERDYKRRRMSYRGKKTNQSPLQVMRYMIEDFMEQIKRAGGFENPVKMSEEGGLFPFKPPGHDISMEASNSTRASIDSPAVTTSNPRYSQQQSQSSFCDESKEMDVSFSRDYKQLKHEHHRSHHYRDDQWNADRGKDHRDRPSTSHERHSSHSRPREHSSHQNKQDYCSNRKKHDNSSRSRDRRQNDTHRSHISDSFPNKTFSDRYDPSESLDICDDDISSDAKYIKSDKFYDKEHY; the protein is encoded by the exons ATGAATCCTTCGAGTAACAGCGCTGGTCTTTCTTCAACGCTCTCATCTCTGAAAAACCTAATCGCTCTCTCAAACGACGTTCTCTCTGTAACACCATCCCCACCAACCCTAAACACTAACCTAATACAATGCCCTTTCAGTCCACACCATCTGATTCCTCCACACGCGCTCTTCCTTCACCACCTTCGTTGCCCTTCCTCTCCGCGCCCTCTTCCCGATCTCACTCACTCTCTCACTTACCCACAAACCCTCCACAACTCTCCCTCTGATCAACTCTCTTTCTATCTCCACTCCCTCTCCAACTTCTTCTACCGTGATTGCCCCGCCGTCGTTTCTTTCTCCCCTGCGGACGCCCTCACCAGAACCGCCACCCTCACGCTTCCCGCCTTTTTATCTCTCGAATGCGCCGACACAGATACCCATTCCAACCTAATCCCACTCTCCCACCACGCGCCCATTCTCCCCTCTCACTACTTCTCCATCGCGCGTGAACTCCAGGCCTGGAACGATTTTCCCACCACCTTCTCCAACTCCGTTCTTCGCGCCATTTCAGGTCTCGGAATCGCCAATGAACATCACTTAATGGATTGGATAATAGCGAATTCGCCTAGATACGGCGTCGTTGTCGACACCGCTATGCAGCAGCATATGTTTCTGTTATGTTGTTTGTGTCTCAAGTCGATTATAAGAGAAGCTTCCGTTTCCACGGAAAGCCAAAATGCTCACGTAATTTGCCCCGTTTCGAACCAGGCTTTGACGTGGTTGGCGTATCAGGTTTCGATCCTTTACGGTGCAGCGAACGGGAAGGGTTTTGTTCTTAATTTTCTGAAACATTGTATTACTGTTGGTGCGTCTGTTCTGTTGTTGTTTCCTTTAGAAGACCAAGGTGCTTCGAAGCACGAGTCTAAGAATTTAGATAAAGAGAGTGTGGACATGAAGGATGTCAAACCTGCTGCTCCAGTTGCCGAAAAGAAAAATTCCATACTGAATAGGAAGATTTTTGTGTCCCAAGTTGCAGCGGCTGTTGCCGCATTGCACGAGCGATCTTTGTTTGAACAGAAAATTAAGGGATTTTGGTTTTCTCAGCAGCCAAGTAACTATCAGCT GGTTGCTGAGCATTCTTATTTGTCTGAGAAAGCAAATGAGGAGCGGGCAAAACGTCCTGATTATACACCCATAATTGATCATGATGGCATTCATAGGCCACAATCATCTAACCAG GAATCATCTAGAGAAAAGACCCGAGAGGAGTTGATAGCTGAAGAAAGGGATTACAAACGTCGAAGAATGTCTTATCGTGGCAAGAAGACAAATCAATCACCTTTACAG GTGATGAGGTACATGATAGAGGATTTCATGGAGCAAATCAAGCGGGCTGGGGGTTTTGAGAACCCTGTGAAGATGTCTGAAGAGGGTGGATTGTTTCCATTTAAGCCTCCTGGCCATGACATTTCCATGGAAGCCAGTAATTCAACAAGAGCTAGTATTGACTCACCTGCAGTGACAACAAGCAACCCACGTTATTCTCAGCAACAATCACAGTCTAGCTTTTGCGATGAAAGCAAAGAAATGGATGTTTCATTTTCTAGAGATTACAAACAACTCAAACATGAGCATCATCGAAGCCATCATTACCGAGATGATCAATGGAATGCTGACAGAGGAAAAGATCATAGAGACCGGCCTTCTACAAGTCATGAAAGACACTCAAGTCATAGTAGACCACGTGAGCATAGTAGTCATCAGAACAAACAGGATTACTGCTCAAATAGAAAGAAGCATGATAACTCATCTAGATCGAGGGATAGGCGGCAGAATGACACTCACAGGAGTCATATTTCAGATTCTTTCCCAAATAAGACATTTTCAGACCGATATGATCCTTCAGAATCTCTTGATATATGTGATGATGATATATCCTCTGACGCCAAATATATCAAGTCcgataaattttatgataaggAACATTATTAG